The nucleotide window GTTTATCTCTTATATATTTGCCATGCTGCGGGTGGAAGCTACCCCGGAAGGAAACAGCTACGACTGCCGATGTTCGTTGTAATAAAATAAACGGAGACATTAAGTCTCAGGTGGGCCTTACCAGGGGAAATCAGGGTGCTGGTGGGTAGGACGACAGCCACCAGTTTAATTAATCGGTGCTGCCACCCCCTCCCGTGTGCGGAACCCTGGATGTAATCGGGCATAGCCGGACTGCGTCGAGTTGAGCGACAAGGCCCACCTGAAACAGAATCGTAGGTGAATACATGCGCAACTATGTAATCCGAAGAATAATCCTGATGATACCCACCATATTCGTGGTGAGTGTAGTAGTGTTCTTTATGGTCCGCTTTATTCCAGGTGACATAGTCGAGTTAATGGCGTTCCAGAGGGTGACGGGTGGGGCAGCAACAAAGGAAGCCGCGGTAGATGTAGACAACATCAGGCACCAACTGGGGTTGGATGTACCGGCACCTGTCCAGTATGCACGCTGGATGAAGGGCATATTTACCCGTGGCGACTTCGGGACCTCGCTCTGGACAGACAGGCCGGTTCTTCCAGAGATGCTCAACAGACTGCCGATAACCTTCGAACTTGGCTTCTTTGCTTTCATCATCTCGCAACTGGTAGCTTTCCCTGTGGGCGTAATTTCGGCCATCCGGCAGGATAGCTGGCTGGACTATCTGGGGCGTAGCTTTGCCATCATCTCTCTGGCGACCCCTGCCTTCTGGCTGGCAACCTTGCTTATCGTCTTCGGCTCGATATGGTGGGGATGGTCGCCGGCGATGGAGATAATCCCCTTCTCTGAGGACCCAATGGGGAACTTGGAGCAGTTCGTGATTCCGGCCGCCCTCCTGGGGACGGCTATGTCGGCATCAACCATGAGAATGCTGCGTACCACTCTGCTTGACGTGCTCAGGCAGGACTACGTCCGGACTGCGTGGGCCAAGGGGCTCATGGAGAGGGTAGTCATCACCAGGCATGCCATGAGGAATGCCATGATTCCGGTGATAACCATGGTAGCCGGCCAGCTCTTCATCATGATTGGCGGCACGGTTATTATAGAGCAGATATTCAACCTGCCCGGGATTGGGCGCCTCTTCATTGAGTCTTGCTTCAGGAGAGACTACCCCTACGTGAGCGGCATAAACTTCATTTTGGCCTCCGTCGGGTTACTACTCATCCTGGCTACCGACCTGAGCTACGCCTACCTTGACCCGAGGATTCGCTATAAATAGACGAAGGAAAGAGGGAATGACTGAGACAGCAGAGATACAATCACAGGTCGAGTCAAAACAGCGTTCCGGACTGGTCCAGTTCTTCATCAGGCTGTTCAGGGAGAAGCCGCTCGGCACCGTGGGTGGGGTCATCGTCCTTCTCTTGCTGTTGGTCGCCATTTTTGCCGAGTGGATAGCCCCCTTCCCCTATCAGGAGATTCACATGGCGGACAGGCTGCGTGAGCCAGGAGCCGAGTATCTCCTGGGGGCAGACCAGCTGGGACGAGACGTGCTCAGTCGAATCCTTTATGGAGCCCGTTTGTCCATATATGTTGGTCTGGGGGCCAGTGCTATTAACGTGATTGTCGGTGCACTTATCGGCGTTCCCTCAGGCTATATCGGCGGCAAATTCGATATTGTAGTGCAGAGGTTCGTCGATGCCCTGCTGAGTTTTCCCGGGCTAATCTTTATGATAACCATAATGTCCCTGGTAGGAACGGGGCTGTTGCAGGTGATATTTGTTCTGGGAGTACTGGGTGGAATCCAGTGGATAAGGGTATTTAGAGCAGC belongs to Dehalococcoidales bacterium and includes:
- a CDS encoding ABC transporter permease, with translation MRNYVIRRIILMIPTIFVVSVVVFFMVRFIPGDIVELMAFQRVTGGAATKEAAVDVDNIRHQLGLDVPAPVQYARWMKGIFTRGDFGTSLWTDRPVLPEMLNRLPITFELGFFAFIISQLVAFPVGVISAIRQDSWLDYLGRSFAIISLATPAFWLATLLIVFGSIWWGWSPAMEIIPFSEDPMGNLEQFVIPAALLGTAMSASTMRMLRTTLLDVLRQDYVRTAWAKGLMERVVITRHAMRNAMIPVITMVAGQLFIMIGGTVIIEQIFNLPGIGRLFIESCFRRDYPYVSGINFILASVGLLLILATDLSYAYLDPRIRYK
- a CDS encoding ABC transporter permease, giving the protein MTETAEIQSQVESKQRSGLVQFFIRLFREKPLGTVGGVIVLLLLLVAIFAEWIAPFPYQEIHMADRLREPGAEYLLGADQLGRDVLSRILYGARLSIYVGLGASAINVIVGALIGVPSGYIGGKFDIVVQRFVDALLSFPGLIFMITIMSLVGTGLLQVIFVLGVLGGIQWIRVFRAATMSIRENIYFDAARAIGATLPHMLKQHIMPNIMPVMIIVFTMAVAGNILAEASLSFLGIGIPPPAPSWGGMLSGEGRMYMYEAPWLAIWPGVALSLAVYGVSMWGDAVRDIIDPRLRGGGGSFRGTKKGKAGKKRKDQDPGRVDRS